In a single window of the Desulfuromonas sp. TF genome:
- a CDS encoding sigma-54-dependent Fis family transcriptional regulator produces the protein MRKSEKGIKEPAPNDTFRSNLRSELSFCSDTGQIWLHEHRMLLVHADANALMRRELIDILGFNHARGVLMRMGYTSGVRDFELAHINKEHTNLHEAFMAGPILITLEGLVKTTITKLEIDSKLGSFYVECIWENSWEAEAHLRDYGVSSAPVCWNLIGYASGYCTAFMGKPILCKEIQCFSTGANNCYLVGKPVEEWEDASEFELFLNKESIAEQLMGLQTEVVQLRSALGKQQKHTSDIVGNSPAFLAAYELAVRASASQITVLLQGETGVGKEVFARTLHSGGDRCKEPFIAINCAAIPHDLVESELFGAEKGAFTGALSSRPGRFERANGGTLFLDEIGDLPLSAQAKLLRVLQEGEVERLGSTESRKVNVRFVAATNIDLKKLVEEGKFRADLYYRLNALQINIPPLRDRGLDVLLLAKNFLKKSAMLNGKKVRGFSDKAKLALLAYQWPGNIRELQNVVDRGVMLAPNGTHIEINHMFPSYNNEGPEFGLDASGGLSVKQEELGKDFCEAILSGNFTLEQANTLVAEAAVKKANGNISAAARMLGLTRPQLAYRLERKSGN, from the coding sequence ATGAGAAAGAGCGAGAAAGGGATAAAAGAGCCTGCTCCTAACGATACTTTCCGAAGCAATTTGCGTTCAGAGTTAAGCTTTTGTAGTGATACCGGTCAGATATGGCTACACGAGCATCGGATGCTTCTCGTTCATGCCGATGCGAATGCCCTGATGCGACGAGAGTTGATCGACATCCTTGGATTTAACCATGCGCGAGGTGTGCTTATGCGAATGGGCTATACTTCAGGGGTCCGAGACTTTGAACTTGCACACATAAACAAGGAACACACTAATCTTCACGAAGCCTTCATGGCCGGCCCAATCCTTATAACACTGGAAGGACTTGTGAAGACCACCATTACTAAGTTAGAAATAGACTCGAAATTAGGCAGTTTTTACGTTGAGTGCATCTGGGAAAATTCTTGGGAGGCCGAGGCACACCTTCGAGACTATGGGGTCTCTTCGGCACCGGTGTGTTGGAATTTGATTGGGTATGCGAGTGGCTATTGTACTGCTTTCATGGGTAAGCCAATTTTGTGCAAAGAGATCCAATGTTTCAGTACGGGGGCAAATAATTGCTACCTTGTAGGCAAGCCAGTCGAGGAATGGGAGGACGCGAGCGAGTTTGAGCTTTTTTTGAATAAGGAGTCGATTGCTGAACAACTCATGGGTCTCCAAACTGAAGTTGTACAGCTGCGGTCAGCATTAGGTAAACAACAAAAACATACGTCAGATATAGTTGGCAATTCACCGGCCTTCCTTGCTGCCTATGAGCTCGCTGTCCGAGCATCTGCTAGCCAGATTACTGTACTTCTGCAGGGTGAGACAGGTGTTGGTAAGGAAGTTTTCGCCCGCACCCTTCACAGCGGAGGTGATCGTTGCAAGGAACCGTTCATCGCCATTAATTGCGCTGCGATTCCTCATGACCTTGTAGAATCCGAATTATTCGGTGCTGAAAAAGGTGCCTTTACGGGCGCACTTTCCTCAAGGCCCGGAAGATTTGAACGGGCCAATGGAGGAACGCTCTTTCTCGATGAGATAGGTGATCTGCCTCTCTCGGCACAGGCAAAACTTTTGCGTGTATTGCAGGAAGGAGAGGTGGAGCGTCTTGGCAGCACAGAATCACGTAAGGTAAACGTCAGATTTGTGGCAGCAACCAACATCGATCTGAAAAAATTGGTTGAGGAAGGGAAATTTCGGGCTGACCTGTATTACCGGCTCAACGCATTGCAGATCAATATCCCACCATTAAGAGATCGAGGTTTAGATGTTTTACTTCTCGCGAAGAATTTCCTCAAAAAGTCTGCCATGTTGAATGGCAAAAAGGTGCGTGGATTTTCTGATAAGGCCAAGTTGGCACTACTCGCCTATCAATGGCCTGGTAATATCCGAGAACTGCAGAATGTTGTTGACCGCGGAGTCATGCTGGCACCAAACGGCACCCATATTGAGATCAATCACATGTTTCCGTCGTACAATAATGAGGGGCCTGAATTCGGCTTGGATGCCAGCGGGGGGCTCAGTGTCAAGCAGGAGGAGCTGGGTAAGGATTTTTGTGAAGCCATCCTGAGCGGGAATTTTACGCTGGAGCAGGCCAATACGCTGGTGGCAGAGGCTGCTGTGAA